In a genomic window of Camelus ferus isolate YT-003-E chromosome 31, BCGSAC_Cfer_1.0, whole genome shotgun sequence:
- the LOC102524056 gene encoding LOW QUALITY PROTEIN: proteasome activator complex subunit 3-like (The sequence of the model RefSeq protein was modified relative to this genomic sequence to represent the inferred CDS: inserted 1 base in 1 codon), with product MASLLKVDQQVKLKVDSFREWITSEADDLVASFFPKKLLQLDSFLKEPILNIHDLTQTHSDTNLPVPDPILLANSHVGLDGPTYKMRRLEEGEEGFQGTEGFVMPNGMLKSNEQLVDNIEKAKXEIRLLAEMCNTVKMWVPLLTPGIEDGNNFGVSVQEETFAELRTVESEAASYPDQVSRYYITRAKLVSKTAKYPHVEDCRRTVTEIDKKESVSLRLIISELRNQYVTLQDMILENIEKIKRPGSSTAETLAQDRHCLGLFHDCHDGETGWKW from the exons atGGCCTCGTTGCTGAAGGTAGATCAGCAAGTGAAGCTCAAGGTTGATTCTTTCAGGGAGTGGATCACAAGTGAGGCAGACGACTTGGTGGCAagttttttcccaaagaaattgtTACAGCTTGATAGTTTTTTGAAGGAACCAATCCTAAACATCCATGACCTAACTCAGACCCACTCAGACACGAATCTCCCAGTCCCTGACCCCATTCTTCTCGCCAACAGCCATGTTGGACTGGACGGTCCCACTTACAAGATGCGGAGGTTGGAGGAAGGTGAAGAGGGCTTCCAAGGAACTGAGGGGTTTGTGATGCCCAATGGGATGCTGAAAAGCAACGAGCAGCTGGTGGACAACATTGAGAAAGCGA CTGAGATCCGGCTGCTGGCTGAGATGTGCAACACGGTCAAAATGTGGGTACCGCTCCTGACCCCTGGGATAGAAGATGGGAACAACTTTGGGGTGTCCGTTCAGGAGGAGACATTTGCAGAACTAAGAACTGTTGAGAGCGAAGCTGCATCTTATCCGGACCAGGTTTCTAGATATTATATTACAAGAGCCAAACTGGTTTCTAAAACAGCTAAATATCCCCATGTGGAGGACTGTCGCCGCACAGTGACAGAGATTGACAAGAAAGAATCGGTCAGCCTTCGGCTCATCATATCAGAGCTAAGGAATCAATACGTCACTCTACAGGACATGATCCTGGAAAATATTGAGAAGATAAAACGGCCCGGGAGCAGCACTGCAGAGACACTGGCTCAAGACCGACATTGCCTTGGTTTGTTCCATGACTGTCATGATGGGGAAACTGGCTGGAAATGGTAA